From a single Natronorubrum tibetense GA33 genomic region:
- the nrfD gene encoding NrfD/PsrC family molybdoenzyme membrane anchor subunit: MSTKSPTEADILRPVNNVSKQYFILFGICALALGAFLVGWMYQLAEGMAVTGLSDWGSGGGVTWGLYIGAFIWWVGIAHGGIILSAAVRLLGMDRYMPVARLAELLTIAGLSAAGFYILVHMGRPDRMVTSVLGHYHITVNNSPLVWDVTVITAYFVLTATYLALTLRYDITRLRDDLPGYFSPVYNVLTLGYTEDEDEIVERMVWWLALAIIIMAPLLLHGGVIPWLFAVLPGMPAWFSAVQGPQFLTIALTSAISGVIIVAYAFRRAYDWDHIMTDDVFRGLLLWLGFFSLLFLWLQLQQNVVGLFAAPVSTEVAQEATITHPIYITAMTLVFATLAYIFAQTIRPSLFSKGRAIVAALAVLFATLIEKLIFVVEGFLHPEFEIYAATPGAYFPSAIELLSLVGTIGMVVLIFLVVSKVVPVVELHAVEHLRGDHAHGHEEDETTTESEVKA, encoded by the coding sequence ATGAGTACGAAATCACCAACCGAAGCCGACATCCTTCGCCCAGTTAACAATGTCTCGAAACAGTACTTCATCCTGTTCGGGATCTGCGCACTGGCGCTCGGGGCCTTCCTCGTCGGCTGGATGTACCAGCTGGCCGAAGGGATGGCCGTCACCGGACTCTCCGACTGGGGGAGCGGTGGCGGTGTGACCTGGGGGCTGTACATCGGCGCGTTCATCTGGTGGGTCGGGATCGCTCACGGCGGGATCATCCTCTCCGCCGCGGTCCGACTGCTCGGCATGGATCGATACATGCCGGTCGCCCGCCTCGCAGAACTGCTGACCATTGCCGGTCTCTCCGCGGCCGGCTTCTACATTCTGGTCCACATGGGCCGTCCGGACCGGATGGTCACGAGCGTGCTGGGACACTACCACATCACGGTGAACAATTCGCCGCTGGTGTGGGACGTGACCGTCATCACGGCCTACTTCGTGCTGACGGCGACCTACCTCGCACTGACGCTTCGGTACGACATTACGCGTCTCCGTGACGATCTGCCCGGCTACTTCTCGCCCGTCTACAACGTCCTGACCCTCGGCTACACCGAGGACGAGGACGAAATCGTCGAGCGGATGGTCTGGTGGCTCGCACTCGCGATCATCATCATGGCCCCGCTCCTGCTTCACGGCGGTGTGATTCCGTGGCTGTTCGCGGTGCTTCCCGGCATGCCGGCCTGGTTCAGCGCAGTACAGGGACCACAGTTCCTGACGATCGCGCTTACTTCGGCCATCAGCGGCGTCATTATCGTCGCCTACGCGTTCCGTCGTGCGTACGACTGGGATCACATCATGACTGACGACGTTTTCCGCGGGCTGCTCCTGTGGCTCGGCTTCTTCTCTCTCCTCTTCCTCTGGCTGCAGCTCCAACAGAACGTTGTCGGACTGTTCGCTGCACCGGTGAGCACGGAGGTCGCACAGGAAGCGACGATCACACACCCGATCTACATAACCGCGATGACCCTGGTCTTCGCGACGCTTGCGTACATCTTCGCACAGACGATTCGTCCGTCGCTCTTTAGCAAGGGACGAGCCATCGTCGCGGCGCTGGCGGTGCTGTTCGCGACGCTCATCGAGAAACTGATCTTCGTCGTCGAAGGATTCCTCCACCCCGAGTTCGAGATCTACGCGGCGACGCCCGGGGCGTACTTCCCGAGCGCCATCGAACTGCTCTCGCTGGTCGGAACGATCGGGATGGTCGTCCTGATCTTCCTCGTCGTCTCGAAGGTCGTTCCGGTCGTCGAACTCCACGCGGTCGAACACCTTCGCGGCGACCACGCGCACGGACACGAAGAAGATGAAACGACGACTGAATCAGAGGTGAAAGCATGA